The Vibrio tubiashii DNA window ACCAACATCAAATGATGCGTATGGGCGGTGTAGAAGCCCTTCAACCAAACTTGCGTACAGCGATTTTCCCACTCGACCCATTTGCGATCAAAGAAATCGATGCTGTACTTGCCTCTCATGATCACGCCGATCATATCGACGTTAACGTTGCTGCAGCTGTGCTACAAAACTGCCCTGAGCACGTTAAGTTCATCGGCCCACAAGCTTGTGTCGACCTATGGATGGGCTGGGGCGTTCCAGAAGAGCGTTGTGTGGTAGCAAAAGTTGGTGATGTATTAGAAGTGGGTGACATGAAGATCCGCGTTCTCGACTCATTTGACCGCACAGCACTAGTAACACTTCCAGAAGGCACATCGTCATACGATAAAGAGATCTTGGATGGAATGGACAAACGTGCCGTCAACTACTTAATCGAAACAACGGGTGGTTCTGTTTATCATTCTGGTGACTCACACTACTCAAACTACTACGCATCACATGGTAACGAGTACCAAATTGATGTTGCATTGTTGTCTTACGGCGAAAACCCTCGTGGTGTTACTGATAAAATGACTTCATCGGATATCCTTAGAGCCGCTGAGTCTCTTGACTGTGAAGTTGTCATGCCGTTCCACCACGACATCTGGGCTAACTTCCAAAATGATCCTCGTGAGATTGAAGTACTATGGAACATGAAAAAAGATCGTCTCCAATACAACTTTGCTCCGTTCTTCTGGCAGGTTGGCGGTAAGTACACTTACCCAACTGACAAAGGGCGCATGCATTATCAACACTTCCGTGGTTTCAAAGACATCTTTAAAAATGAACCAGAACTGCCTTATAAGGCGTTCCTATAACCTTATCCATGCCTGCCAAGCCGAGTGTTTATCCACTCGGCTTTTTTGATAATCGGACCTAATACTCACCTAACACTCACCTCGCCTTTTGTTGCCAACCTGCGTAGAATACGCGCTCTTTTACCATTCACGAGCAACTATAGGCAGTCAGTTTGCACACAGTAGAACAACTTAAAAGCGGAGAGCTTGCAGGCATTCAGCGTCTTCAACTTTCTGAACAATTAACCGAGTTACCACAAGAGATCTTAGCCTTAGCTGATACGCTGGAAATTCTCGATGTTTCGAACAACCTTTTAAGTGAACTGCCAGAATGGCTCACTGAATTAAAGCAACTTAAAATAGTGTTTGCTTCCAATAACCGTTTCACACGCCTTCCACTTGTTCTCGGACGTTGTGAAAAGCTAGAAATGGTTGGGTTCAAAAGCAACCAGATCGTTCGTGTCGCCGAAGAGTCATTACCAGAGCAACTACGTTGGTTAATTTTGACCGATAACCAAATAGCTAAGTTGCCAGAATCTTTGGGCTACCGCCCGCGCCTGCAGAAATTAGCCTTGGCGGGTAACAAACTGGCATCACTACCCAACAGCTTTAGCCAGTTGCTCAACTTGGAGTTAGTGCGCCTATCAGCAAATCAACTTGAGTGCTTCCCTAGCGTACTACTTGAACTTCCTAAACTGGCGTGGATGGCTTTTGCAGGCAACCCTTTCTGTGAAAGAACCGACCTTGAAGAGAGTGTTCCACAAGTTGCTTCAAGTGCTTACAAGCTTAATCATGTTTTAGGGCAAGGGGCATCTGGAGTGATCTCTCACGCGGATTGGATTGATGCCAATTTCGACTTCCCAACCAATGTTGCGGTAAAAGTGTTTAAAGGGGATGTAACCAGTGATGGCTATCCTTGCGATGAGCTGCAAGCTTGCCTGCAAACAGGTCACCACAACAACCTTGTGAAATCTATCGCTCAAGTAAACGAGGATAATCACCTTGCCTTGGTGATGGAGTTAATCCCAGATAGCTACTTCAATCTTGGTCTACCACCAACATTACAAACCTGTACACGAGATGTTTTTAAGCAAGACTTCACCCTTTCGGTCAGTCAGATTGAAAAGATTGTTGACCAGATGATGGATGTGTTTAATCACCTACACGATAACAAGGTATGTCATGGTGACCTCTACGCGCACAATGTGTTGATCAATGAACAAGGTGAGATGATATTTGGCGATTTTGGCGCCGCATCAGTCTACGACTACTTAACCGAAACCCAACAACGCGGTATTAGAAAGATTGAAGCCCGCGCTTTGGGGCACTTTATTGATGATCTACTCTCGGTGTGTAAGCCGATTGAAACGCAAACTGCGGCCTACAAAAGCTTAAAGAACCTCGCCCTAATCACTGGCTAAACTA harbors:
- the ulaG gene encoding L-ascorbate 6-phosphate lactonase — its product is MSKVNEITRDSWILSTFPEWGTWLNEEIENTVVEPNTFSMWWLGCTGIWLKSEGNTNISIDFWCGTGKKTQKNAFMKNQHQMMRMGGVEALQPNLRTAIFPLDPFAIKEIDAVLASHDHADHIDVNVAAAVLQNCPEHVKFIGPQACVDLWMGWGVPEERCVVAKVGDVLEVGDMKIRVLDSFDRTALVTLPEGTSSYDKEILDGMDKRAVNYLIETTGGSVYHSGDSHYSNYYASHGNEYQIDVALLSYGENPRGVTDKMTSSDILRAAESLDCEVVMPFHHDIWANFQNDPREIEVLWNMKKDRLQYNFAPFFWQVGGKYTYPTDKGRMHYQHFRGFKDIFKNEPELPYKAFL
- a CDS encoding leucine-rich repeat-containing protein kinase family protein is translated as MHTVEQLKSGELAGIQRLQLSEQLTELPQEILALADTLEILDVSNNLLSELPEWLTELKQLKIVFASNNRFTRLPLVLGRCEKLEMVGFKSNQIVRVAEESLPEQLRWLILTDNQIAKLPESLGYRPRLQKLALAGNKLASLPNSFSQLLNLELVRLSANQLECFPSVLLELPKLAWMAFAGNPFCERTDLEESVPQVASSAYKLNHVLGQGASGVISHADWIDANFDFPTNVAVKVFKGDVTSDGYPCDELQACLQTGHHNNLVKSIAQVNEDNHLALVMELIPDSYFNLGLPPTLQTCTRDVFKQDFTLSVSQIEKIVDQMMDVFNHLHDNKVCHGDLYAHNVLINEQGEMIFGDFGAASVYDYLTETQQRGIRKIEARALGHFIDDLLSVCKPIETQTAAYKSLKNLALITG